A single window of Sphingobacteriales bacterium DNA harbors:
- a CDS encoding peptide deformylase, with translation MTYPIVALGDPILRKVAQAINPDDPNISEIIANMYETMYNAKGVGLAAPQVGLSLRLFVIDSTPMMDEEEEEQQEQPLKKIFINAQKIEEYGETWSYAEGCLSIPGISENVMRPDTIRLRYYDENFQQHEEVFTGLNARVIQHEYDHIEGILFIDYLKPLKRRLLQSKLERITKGIVSTKYRMRFAK, from the coding sequence ATGACCTATCCCATTGTAGCACTCGGCGACCCTATACTCAGAAAAGTGGCACAAGCCATCAATCCCGACGACCCGAACATCTCCGAAATTATTGCTAACATGTACGAAACCATGTATAATGCCAAAGGCGTAGGGTTGGCGGCTCCGCAGGTGGGTTTGTCGCTACGGCTGTTTGTGATTGACAGCACTCCAATGATGGACGAGGAGGAAGAAGAGCAGCAGGAGCAACCCCTAAAGAAAATTTTTATCAATGCACAAAAAATAGAGGAATATGGTGAAACGTGGTCTTATGCGGAGGGTTGTTTGAGTATTCCGGGTATTTCGGAAAATGTGATGCGCCCCGATACCATTCGTTTGCGCTATTATGATGAAAATTTTCAGCAACACGAGGAAGTGTTTACCGGCTTAAATGCGCGGGTCATTCAGCACGAATACGACCATATTGAAGGCATTTTATTTATTGATTACCTCAAACCACTCAAACGCCGGCTTTTACAAAGCAAACTGGAACGCATTACCAAAGGTATTGTAAGCACGAAATACAGAATGCGTTTTGCCAAATAG
- a CDS encoding Hsp20/alpha crystallin family protein — MSYIAKRGHYVPALFNLADDFFRTPANAWEQRSKIAPCNIVENEGNYEIKLVAPGFAKENFNLSVEKNMLSIKGIIENKQEESNEKFTRREFVVQSFERSFTLPEIVDGDAIGATYDNGILSVVLPKKEEAKAKEPRAIVVA, encoded by the coding sequence ATGTCTTACATTGCAAAAAGAGGTCATTATGTTCCTGCCTTATTCAATTTAGCAGATGATTTTTTTCGTACACCTGCAAATGCATGGGAGCAAAGAAGTAAAATAGCTCCCTGCAATATCGTTGAAAACGAAGGTAACTACGAAATTAAATTAGTTGCTCCGGGTTTTGCCAAAGAGAACTTTAATTTGAGTGTGGAGAAAAATATGCTCTCCATTAAAGGTATAATTGAAAATAAACAAGAAGAAAGCAACGAAAAATTCACCCGCCGCGAATTTGTGGTTCAATCTTTTGAACGCTCTTTTACCTTGCCCGAAATCGTAGATGGTGACGCTATCGGTGCTACTTACGACAACGGTATTTTGAGCGTTGTGCTTCCTAAAAAAGAAGAAGCCAAAGCCAAAGAACCCCGTGCTATCGTAGTAGCCTAA